TGCTGCTGTCATGGACTTCAGATTTATAGGATCTTCAACCCAGTCGTTCATCTTTCAGTCTTAAAGctttgttgttttggtgtttctGTTCCCCTGTTCTATACAGTTTACGCTTGATTTTTGCATTAACAAAAGTTCGTTCTTGCTCTTCCGGTGTTTCCTCTCTCAGTTTTTCATATTAGATACATATATTTTGTAAGTAAAATCGTACCATATAAGTAACAAAGTAAATATTAGGTGAAAATTGCCCAAAAAGCAAAAGTTTGTGTACAATTGcttcaaataacttaatatcCCACCACCCCTAATTAAGGATTATGTTATTTGACAAATTaatatgaatgaaaatatattctTCAAATGGTTTTGTAGAATTCAACTCAAAAGCTTTGAAACGGGTAATTAAATATATCTAAACTTAATACTAGGAAACCAAAATAGCGCATAGGCCTCAACGCCTACCAATATCCCCATCCGAATACATTAAGATAAAGAAACGACTCAAAGATCCTTTCAAACATTTTTTAACAAAATCTTAAAAAAAGACTAAGAACCAGAAGGTGCTTATGATTGCAACACCATCATCATCTTAATAACGACCAATTCCCCAAACTCTGATAACACCATCTGTATACCCACTAAACAAGGTGCTTCCATCTGCACTCCAGTTCAAGCTTGTGCAATATATCACCTGCACATTccatttccatatatttcattaattccATATAACTCCTACACCTTTAGAACAACAAAATAAACCCATCCAgaatataaactttatttaaaaGTAAAACTCATCAACTTGAAAACTACAAAAATTCTACTATGAGGTATAATCTATGTTATTTCTACTTCTTGTTTTTTCCAACACATAAATCTTGTTAATTGTACTTTTTATTCTCTAATGATCTTTTTGTTACAAATAACATATGATATGATCATATCATTGCCATACAAATGCCCATATCCGACATACACCTTGAGTCAGAGTAACATGAGGAGCAATGACAAATTCCAAGCTTTGAACATTACAATAGTACGCTTAGAAAAGAATAAACTACTTAAGAAGCATGATCGTGGTTTAAAAAAGTCGCAGCATAATGGAACATGGGGGATGAGCATATATATGACAAAAACTAGTCTATATCAGCTCAAAGAAACAGtaacaaaaattctagaaagaaatacataagttgTATAAAGTGAAAAAGAATCATTCAAAACGAGAGGATAATTAAAAGGGTAGTCTAAATAAATTCATGGTAAATGGTATTCACCAAGCAGCCCCATTGACACCTATATGCGTTGGAAGGAACACAATAAAATTGTTCCAACAATTAAGCAAAAGCAAAGCTACTTtgcatataaaatttcatccGCCAATAGTTAAacaaattatatcaaaacatCCAACCAAAATAGACATTCAAAATAAGACATTCAAAATTGAAGGACGGTAATGAATAAAAGCAATTTTACCTTCTTTTTGTTTGCGTTGTCGGTGGCTGCAGATGTCTCAGCCTCGGCCTTGAGGTCAACCTTCAAGTCTTCGACTACGCTCTTGCTTTCCAAATCCCAGATCTTGATACTCTGCTCCGTTGCAGCACAAAGCCAGTACCTATTAGGACTAAAGCAAAGCGAGTGAATTACGGCACCAGCTTCGAGGCTGTAAAGCTTCTTTCCTTCAGCTAAATCCCACAACAGAATCACCCCATCTTTGCCTCCACTAGCACATAAAGAACCATCAGGCGAAACCGCCACCGTGTTCACATAACCAGTGTGTCCGGCCAATGTGTTACGAATCTTGCAGTTAGTCAAGTTCCAAACTTTCACGGTCTTATCCCAGGAAGCCGAAACGATGGTGGGTTGAAGAGTATTTGGGCTGAAACGAACACAGCTTACCCAATCTGTATGAGCATCGCCCTCTTGGATAGTGTATTTGCATTCTCCAAGGGTATTCCAAAGCTTGATAGTTCGATCACGAGAAGCTGAGACGATCTGACGGTTGTCAATTGAAAAGGCAACGGAAAGCACATCTTTGGTGTGGCCAACGAAACGACGAGCGGAAGTTCCTGCGCTTAAGTCCCATAGACGAAGCTCACCATCCCAGGAACCGGAGAGAGCAAACTGGGAATCTGAGGAGAGGACAACATCTTGGACGAAATGAGAGTGGCCGGTGAGACGACGACGCGCGACGCCGTAGGTTTTTTCGTCTTTGGTTAAGTGCCAAAGGATGATGGATTTGTCACGTGAGGAAGTGACGATCATGTCGGAGTTATCAATGGGAGTGGCGATGGCAGTGACCATATCGGTGTGGGCTCGCATGGTGCCGCGGAGAACCAATCCCTCGGAGACTGCCATTTTCGTCGGCGCTTGCGGCGGGAGCGGCCTTTAGGGTTTTGAATGATAAAATGATAGGTCAGCGGAGAATGAAAAGCAAGAATATAAGGCATAAGAAAGTATATATAGTACCGGTGGTAtattgggaattagggttttgcaattacaacaaaatcaacaggttCTTAGGTGAAATTCTACTATTAGACCCTGTACTTTACATAAATTGTGGATTTAGTACATGtcttttaatttggtcattttcaatatctgtacttttagaatttaaaaattttaattttaatcaaatgataagtattaaatttattaagttaagttctattatttttaaaattcgatGTGTgaaacatattatcacatgtgtgatactctgtttatttgttttttttcgcATATTACTTgcaaaaaaattagttaatagatttaatgaTGGTTGCTtacattaaaactaaaattttaaatttaaaaaaaaataaccaGTGTGAATGATTCAATTAGTGAACGTAGACTAAATATATAACTTTACACATAATACAAGACTaataaccaaacaaatttaactcttaCCATTGggtcaagattaaaattttaaattttgaaaagtacaaagctaaaa
This window of the Gossypium hirsutum isolate 1008001.06 chromosome A09, Gossypium_hirsutum_v2.1, whole genome shotgun sequence genome carries:
- the LOC107899050 gene encoding guanine nucleotide-binding protein subunit beta-like protein: MAVSEGLVLRGTMRAHTDMVTAIATPIDNSDMIVTSSRDKSIILWHLTKDEKTYGVARRRLTGHSHFVQDVVLSSDSQFALSGSWDGELRLWDLSAGTSARRFVGHTKDVLSVAFSIDNRQIVSASRDRTIKLWNTLGECKYTIQEGDAHTDWVSCVRFSPNTLQPTIVSASWDKTVKVWNLTNCKIRNTLAGHTGYVNTVAVSPDGSLCASGGKDGVILLWDLAEGKKLYSLEAGAVIHSLCFSPNRYWLCAATEQSIKIWDLESKSVVEDLKVDLKAEAETSAATDNANKKKVIYCTSLNWSADGSTLFSGYTDGVIRVWGIGRY